Proteins encoded together in one Rhipicephalus sanguineus isolate Rsan-2018 chromosome 9, BIME_Rsan_1.4, whole genome shotgun sequence window:
- the LOC119405763 gene encoding uncharacterized protein LOC119405763, whose protein sequence is MNDIEKDCVLFMDEMEISQGFDHDRSLDCLFGGTTLPQSNVQVANHALMFMIGGLNTRWKQVIAYHFTGRSVDGALLKDLVFHLIELCFNISLRVLVVTSDMGSANRAVWRLLGFSSNRQSETVCSVPHPHLADQMLFFMADPAHVLKNIRAQLLRSETFTLGQETVKEQELPGEIVSVDHIKAVLEFDSDDDLKVANKLSDIHIGSGHFTKMKVNVAVQMFREAPPAIRYLVKQGKLKPEAEATAWFLELVSKWYTLMSSRHPVVALSYFDPSKHEDAVKILQLACTTFCRINMGKTAHWKPSQAGLLISTTVVLCLSDELLKERGYRYLLTGRLIQDCLENIFSVVRLKKPIPSAYDVKCALKIICVSQYLHTPTSSSYNEDDSLHLADLLDPSIKAQVAQESGENEEAEELENVLLYATTAVESVILAYVGGFLLKSILKFIDECKDCKAALVGNDDKYSTLVKLKEYAQGAGKLIQPSRAVMEVLTECEEHFKAFADEDGILALKTPFASILSALRRSVTVRLESCEIHRAQVEKSLLEKYVRTRLKIHLRQKQAQRVNGQSSKTCAAVNLE, encoded by the coding sequence atgaatgACATAGAAAAGGACTGCGTGTTATTCATGGATGAGATGGAAATCAGCCAGGGTTTCGATCACGACCGCTCTCTAGACTGCCTTTTCGGGGGTACCACGCTGCCACAGTCAAATGTGCAAGTTGCCAACCATGCCCTTATGTTCATGATCGGTGGGCTAAACACGAGGTGGAAGCAGGTCATAGCCTACCACTTCACTGGGCGATCAGTCGACGGGGCACTCCTGAAAGATCTTGTATTTCATTTAATTGAGCTCTGCTTTAATATCTCGTTGCGAGTGCTTGTGGTAACCAGTGACATGGGATCAGCTAACCGGGCAGTATGGCGCCTACTGGGATTCTCCAGCAACAGACAATCAGAGACCGTGTGTTCTGTACCACACCCGCACCTTGCAGACCAGATGTTGTTTTTTATGGCTGACCCAGCGCATGTTTTGAAAAACATTCGGGCCCAGCTGCTTCGTTCAGAAACATTTACACTAGGACAAGAAACCGTTAAGGAGCAAGAGCTTCCTGGAGAAATTGTCAGCGTTGATCACATTAAAGCAGTCCTAGAATTTGACTCTGACGATGACCTGAAGGTTGCGAACAAGTTGTCTGACATCCACATTGGCAGTGGGCACTTCACTAagatgaaggtgaatgtcgcCGTTCAAATGTTTCGCGAAGCTCCTCCTGCTATCAGATACCtggtcaaacaaggaaagctAAAGCCTGAAGCAGAGGCAACAGCTTGGTTCCTTGAATTAGTGAGCAAATGGTACACACTCATGTCATCACGGCACCCAGTGGTTGCTTTGAGCTATTTTGATCCCTCAAAACATGAAGATGCAGTTAAAATCCTTCAACTGGCATGTACAACTTTCTGCCGTATCAACATGGGCAAAACTGCTCACTGGAAACCTTCCCAAGCCGGTCTCTTGATATCAACGACAGTTGTGCTGTGCCTGTCCGACGAACTGCTGAAGGAACGTGGCTACCGGTACCTGCTTACAGGTAGACTGATACAGGACTGTCTTGAAAATATTTTCTCTGTTGTAAGACTCAAGAAGCCCATCCCAAGTGCGTATGATGTGAAGTGTGCTCTAAAGATTATATGTGTCAGCCAATACTTGCACACGCCAACGTCATCTAGCTATAACGAGGATGACAGCTTGCACTTAGCTGACCTCCTGGACCCCAGTATCAAGGCACAAGTTGCGCAAGAAAGTGGGGAGAACGAGGAAGCAGAAGAGCTTGAAAACGTTCTTCTGTATGCAACCACTGCAGTAGAAAGTGTCATTCTTGCATATGTAGGAGGTTTTCTACTGAAGTCCATCTTGAAATTCATTGACGAGTGCAAGGACTGCAAAGCGGCACTGGTAGGAAATGACGATAAATACAGCACTCTCGTTAAGCTTAAAGAATACGCTCAGGGCGCTGGAAAGCTCATTCAGCCTAGCCGAGCTGTCATGGAAGTGCTCACTGAATGCGAAGAACACTTCAAGGCCTTTGCCGACGAAGACGGAATTTTGGCGCTAAAAACCCCATTCGCGAGCATTTTGAGTGCATTGCGCAGATCAGTAACTGTGCGACTGGAGAGCTGCGAAATCCATCGTGCACAGGTAGAAAAGTCGCTGCTGGAAAAGTATGTTAGGACAAGGCTAAAGATTCATCTTCGGCAAAAACAGGCACAAAGGGTGAATGGTCAGTCAAGTAAGACGTGTGCTGCAGTGAACCTTGAGTAG